Proteins encoded together in one Ipomoea triloba cultivar NCNSP0323 chromosome 4, ASM357664v1 window:
- the LOC116015373 gene encoding ER lumen protein-retaining receptor, with protein MNIFRLAGDMTHLASVLVLLLKIHTIKSCAGVSLKTQELYAMVFAARYLDIFTDYVSLYNTVMKLIFLGSSFSIVWYIRRHKIVRRSYDKDQDTFRHLFLILPCLLLALFINEKFTFKEVMWTFSIYLEAVAILPQLVLLQRTRNIDNLTGQYVLLLGAYRALYILNWIYRYFTEPHYVHWITWISGLVQTLLYADFFYYYFQSWKNNTKLELPA; from the exons ATGAATATATTCAGATTAGCAGGGGACATGACCCATTTGGCCAGCGTGTTGGTTTTGCTTCTCAAGATCCATACCATCAAATCTTGTGCcg GTGTTTCTCTAAAGACACAAGAATTGTATGCTATGGTTTTTGCTGCTCGCTACTTGGATATATTCACAGACTATGTCTCTCTCTATAATACTGTAATGAAACTGATATTCTTAGGAAGCTCTTTCTCAATTGTGTGGTACATTAGGCGTCACAAAATTGTTCGGAGATCATATGACAAAGACCAAGATACTTTTCGCCACCTTTTCCTAATCCTCCCATGTTTACTTTTGGCGCTGTTCATAAATGAGAAGTTTACCTTCAAAGAG GTTATGTGGACCTTCTCTATTTATTTGGAAGCTGTTGCCATCCTGCCTCAGCTGGTCTTGTTGCAGAGGACAAGAAATATTGACAACTTAACTGGCCAATACGTTTTACTCTTGGG TGCGTATCGTGCCTTGTACATTTTAAACTGGATTTATCGCTACTTCACGGAGCCTCATTATGTCCATTGGATAA CTTGGATATCAGGACTTGTTCAGACATTGCTTTATGCTGATTTCTTCTATTATTACTTCCAAAG CTGGAAAAATAACACAAAACTCGAGTTGCCAGCTTGA